The following are from one region of the Quercus robur chromosome 1, dhQueRobu3.1, whole genome shotgun sequence genome:
- the LOC126730847 gene encoding uncharacterized protein LOC126730847 — translation MSSHLFLIQPPHPLSLFTHSLHHSISRSQIRSRTQRLSLSRLKISHSPRRQLSPPPSSDPQFSCFFCSSSLYLTPSTFLALLLAISKYDFSGRRDLVKFIKEIHAHGLYACLRIGPFIESELSYGGLPLWLHDIPGIVYRSDNEPFKLPQMQHKVQSTRQREYDGAHTRYLEPLSPSSLSLLNHLRLYIPEAEGFIGTFLQLQHLDGTTISGFGRYQLHQFLYPE, via the exons ATGTCATCA CATCTCTTTCTCATTCAGCCGCcccatcctctctctctcttcacacaCAGCCTCCATCACTCCATCTCACGCTCTCAGATCAGATCACGCACTCAACGTCTCTCACTCTCACGTCTCAAGATCTCTCACTCTCCACGACGCCAATTGTCGCCGCCGCCGAGCTCAGATCCACAATTCTCTTGTTTTTTCTGCTCTTCGTCTCTTTATCTCACTCCTTCTACCTTCCTGGCGTTGCTCCTAGCGATTTCTAAA TATGATTTCAGTGGAAGACGTGATTTAGTAAAATTCATAAAGGAAATTCATGCACACGGTTTATATGCATGCCTCAGGATTGGACCCTTCATTGAGAGCGAATTGTCTTATGG GGGTCTGCCATTGTGGTTACATGACATTCCAGGCATTGTCTACCGTTCTGATAATGAACCATTCAAG CTACCTCAGATGCAGCACAAGGTACAGTCAACCAGACAGCGTGAGTATGATGGAGCACATACAAGATATCTTGAGCCTTTAAGCCCCAGCTCCCTCTCCCTCCTTAATCATCTCCGACTTTATATCCCTGAG GCCGAAGGTTTCATCGGCACTTTTCTTCAATTACAACACCTCGATGGGACTACCATATCGGGTTTTGGTAGATACCAACTTCATCAATTTCTCTATCCAGAATAA